In Streptomyces violaceusniger Tu 4113, one DNA window encodes the following:
- a CDS encoding tetratricopeptide repeat protein: MADRMAADQQADSGVDQEPDPAAEAARLRAAAAAGKPDAYRAYAELLTGEGRLDEALPWWARAADAGDADASRTLAICHKDRGEFAEAERWYRTAADRDGGCAFGLARLLHEAGDTAGAETWYEHGAALGSVECTTNGAVLLAARGEWDTALERLAEASAQGDDIATRTRGAIQNMLSDLDGWREALARAEAEGDPEEAYEALRDLLDPDRRAMFARYPRMVAEAEALYARAAAVGSAKALVDQALFIARDDSRWDEARALVEHAHERGYDGAAYVLGVWAEENGELRTAEEWYRTADEADGGHIWACFNLGVLCVRQRRLDEAERWLRATGLDGAERFEAVEGAGGVDAEGRGPFDEGEERIVRALEDIAAIRADPERMPPAEWEERLPGLRARAEEGGPDAWCGYADALDRLYRLPEAAEWYRRAGTPRALLALGRMLYEVGGATGLRMVPYYEPAAAEGDAAAAYDIGRIHDEAGDRRTAQIWFRRAADLGHGRAAWWLGWTSEERGGDPQHAECWYVRAARSGLVPPAFLAGRSMVRRGAYGEAEPLLRVACEGEHEEAPYWLAQALRGLGRVEESERWLRVAAEAYPDLLRQYGTMAGLAMPDPR; the protein is encoded by the coding sequence ATGGCGGACCGGATGGCGGCGGATCAGCAGGCGGATTCAGGAGTGGATCAGGAGCCGGATCCGGCGGCCGAGGCGGCCCGGCTGAGGGCCGCCGCGGCCGCCGGGAAGCCGGATGCGTACCGGGCCTACGCCGAACTCCTCACCGGCGAGGGCCGCTTGGACGAGGCCCTGCCGTGGTGGGCCAGGGCCGCCGACGCCGGGGACGCGGACGCCTCGCGCACGCTTGCGATCTGTCACAAGGACCGCGGCGAGTTCGCCGAGGCCGAGCGGTGGTACCGCACGGCCGCCGATCGTGACGGCGGCTGTGCGTTCGGTCTGGCCCGGCTGCTGCACGAGGCCGGTGACACGGCCGGTGCCGAGACGTGGTACGAGCACGGGGCCGCGCTCGGCAGTGTCGAGTGCACGACCAACGGTGCCGTGTTGCTGGCCGCCCGCGGCGAATGGGACACCGCCCTGGAACGGCTGGCCGAGGCGTCCGCCCAGGGCGACGACATCGCCACCCGCACTCGCGGGGCCATCCAGAACATGCTGAGCGACCTGGACGGCTGGCGCGAGGCCCTCGCCCGGGCCGAGGCCGAGGGCGACCCCGAGGAGGCGTACGAGGCGCTGCGCGACCTGCTCGACCCGGACCGCAGGGCGATGTTCGCGCGCTACCCCCGGATGGTCGCGGAGGCCGAGGCGCTGTACGCCCGGGCGGCCGCGGTCGGCAGCGCCAAGGCACTGGTGGACCAGGCCCTCTTCATCGCCCGCGACGACAGCCGCTGGGACGAGGCCCGCGCCCTCGTCGAACACGCCCATGAGCGGGGCTACGACGGCGCGGCGTACGTCCTCGGCGTCTGGGCGGAGGAGAACGGCGAACTGCGCACCGCCGAGGAGTGGTACCGCACGGCCGACGAGGCGGACGGCGGCCACATATGGGCCTGCTTCAACCTCGGCGTGCTGTGCGTACGGCAGCGGCGGCTGGACGAGGCGGAGCGGTGGCTGCGGGCCACGGGGCTCGACGGTGCCGAGCGTTTCGAGGCTGTCGAGGGTGCCGGCGGTGTCGATGCGGAGGGCCGGGGGCCGTTCGACGAGGGCGAGGAGCGGATCGTCAGGGCGCTGGAGGACATCGCCGCGATCCGTGCCGACCCGGAGCGGATGCCGCCTGCCGAGTGGGAGGAACGCCTGCCCGGGCTGCGGGCCCGCGCCGAGGAGGGCGGCCCGGACGCCTGGTGCGGGTACGCCGACGCGCTCGACCGGCTGTACCGGCTCCCGGAGGCCGCCGAGTGGTACCGCAGGGCGGGCACCCCGCGCGCCCTGCTCGCCCTCGGCAGGATGCTGTACGAAGTGGGCGGCGCCACGGGGCTGCGGATGGTGCCGTACTACGAGCCCGCGGCGGCGGAGGGCGACGCCGCGGCGGCGTACGACATCGGCCGCATCCACGACGAGGCCGGGGATCGGCGCACCGCGCAGATCTGGTTCCGCCGGGCGGCTGATCTCGGGCACGGGCGGGCCGCGTGGTGGCTCGGCTGGACGTCGGAGGAGCGGGGCGGCGACCCGCAGCACGCCGAGTGCTGGTACGTCCGCGCCGCCCGCAGCGGTCTGGTGCCGCCCGCGTTTCTCGCGGGGCGCAGCATGGTTCGGCGCGGTGCCTACGGTGAGGCCGAGCCGCTGCTCAGGGTGGCGTGCGAGGGGGAGCACGAGGAGGCGCCGTACTGGCTCGCGCAAGCCTTGCGGGGGCTGGGACGGGTGGAGGAGTCGGAACGGTGGCTTCGGGTGGCCGCCGAGGCGTACCCGGACCTCCTGCGCCAATACGGCACCATGGCCGGCCTGGCCATGCCCGATCCCCGCTGA
- a CDS encoding acyl-ACP desaturase produces the protein MTLAPTHRNGQAVWSDTQLLYALEEVVETELNRHLAVAKEWMPHEYVPWSDGRNFDGVMGGEAWAPDQSKVSDVGRIALVVNLLTEDNLPSYHHEIATLFGRDGAWGTWVHRWTAEEGRHGTVMRDYLLTSRAVDPVELERFRMAHMSEGFESDNQHSMLHTVAYVAFQELATRISHRNTGHNSGDPVCDRMLARIATDENLHMIFYRNLLGKAFELAPDQTMGAVRDVVVDFRMPGHGMPGFERAAAQMAIGGIYNLRIHHDDVLQPVLRFLKVLEIGGLGPEGLKAQEELGLYMGGLDDQATKFDERREALLARRRARAERS, from the coding sequence GTGACACTCGCCCCTACCCACCGCAATGGTCAGGCCGTATGGAGCGATACCCAGCTCCTGTACGCGCTTGAAGAGGTGGTCGAGACCGAGCTCAACCGGCATCTGGCGGTCGCCAAGGAGTGGATGCCGCACGAGTACGTCCCGTGGAGCGACGGCCGGAACTTCGACGGTGTCATGGGCGGTGAGGCATGGGCGCCCGACCAGTCCAAGGTCAGCGACGTCGGCCGGATCGCGCTCGTGGTCAACCTCCTCACCGAGGACAACCTCCCCAGCTACCACCACGAGATCGCGACCCTCTTCGGCCGGGACGGCGCCTGGGGCACCTGGGTGCACCGCTGGACGGCGGAGGAGGGGCGCCACGGCACCGTGATGCGTGACTACCTGCTGACCAGCCGCGCCGTCGACCCGGTGGAGCTGGAGCGGTTCCGCATGGCGCACATGTCCGAGGGCTTCGAGTCGGACAACCAGCACAGCATGCTGCACACCGTGGCGTATGTCGCCTTCCAGGAGCTGGCCACCCGCATTTCGCACCGCAACACCGGCCATAACTCCGGCGACCCGGTCTGCGACCGGATGCTGGCGCGCATCGCCACCGACGAGAACCTGCACATGATCTTCTACCGGAACCTGCTCGGGAAGGCCTTCGAGCTGGCCCCCGACCAGACCATGGGCGCCGTCCGCGATGTGGTGGTCGACTTCCGCATGCCGGGTCATGGGATGCCCGGCTTCGAGCGCGCCGCTGCCCAGATGGCCATTGGCGGTATATACAATCTGCGTATCCACCATGACGACGTCCTGCAGCCCGTGCTGCGCTTCCTGAAGGTCCTGGAGATCGGCGGGCTCGGCCCGGAGGGGCTCAAGGCGCAGGAGGAACTGGGGCTCTACATGGGTGGATTGGACGATCAGGCCACCAAGTTCGACGAGCGGCGCGAGGCGCTGCTGGCCCGTCGCAGGGCCCGTGCCGAACGTTCGTGA
- a CDS encoding alpha-L-fucosidase, translating into MARPLGGTPGTHRPRGRRRALLALRAFALAALAAAAVPPAPAQAAPAKAAPAQAAAGCQGPVTPAPQQTVEDCDTPARIIDKAAHTVPTPGQRAWQKREITAFTHFGMNTMTGRQWGSGAEDEKLFDPPELDMDQWMRAYKAAGAQQVMLTAKHHDGFVLYPSRYTDHDVEASPWWTNGPGGRNPDGDVLGAYVKAARKAGLKVGVYLSPADGAELPHAWHAQWVEKIREKQQNGEELSLPERMALEDGDRAPAGQGRYGNGSKPTERTIPTLVPGDDRADKVASGALPTFRFTADDYDAYYLNQIYEILTQYGPIDEFWLDGANPWGGAGVTQNYNVRNWFELIRALSPDAVVFQGAQGVRWVGNEDGIARETEWSVTPSAVDPWTVVGGGLPNDSTDADIGSRAKLTAPGVRHLQWYPAEADVSIRPGWFHDPAERPKTPGRLMSLYERSVGRNASLLLNVPPAKNGRIDDTDFASLTAFGTAVRTTYGTGARPATGHPVTFDRIRLGEDIRRGQRVEEFTVQARVAGTWRDIAAGTTIGARRILPLAAPVTADGLRVRVLASRAAPQLLPPTVHLGAAGRR; encoded by the coding sequence ATGGCCCGACCCCTGGGCGGAACGCCCGGCACCCACCGACCACGCGGACGACGGCGCGCGCTGCTCGCGCTCCGCGCCTTCGCCCTGGCCGCCCTCGCGGCCGCCGCCGTCCCTCCCGCCCCCGCACAGGCCGCTCCCGCGAAAGCCGCCCCCGCACAGGCCGCGGCCGGATGCCAGGGGCCCGTCACCCCCGCCCCGCAGCAGACCGTCGAGGACTGCGACACCCCCGCCCGCATCATCGACAAGGCCGCCCACACCGTCCCCACCCCCGGACAGCGGGCCTGGCAGAAGCGCGAGATCACCGCGTTCACCCACTTCGGCATGAACACCATGACCGGCCGCCAGTGGGGCTCCGGAGCCGAGGACGAGAAGCTCTTCGACCCGCCCGAGCTCGACATGGACCAGTGGATGCGGGCGTACAAGGCCGCCGGCGCCCAGCAGGTCATGCTCACCGCCAAGCACCATGACGGCTTCGTGCTCTACCCGAGCCGCTACACGGACCACGACGTCGAGGCCAGCCCCTGGTGGACGAACGGCCCCGGCGGCAGGAATCCCGACGGCGATGTGCTGGGCGCGTACGTCAAGGCCGCCCGTAAGGCCGGACTCAAGGTCGGCGTCTACCTCTCGCCCGCCGACGGGGCCGAGCTGCCGCACGCCTGGCACGCCCAGTGGGTCGAGAAGATCCGCGAGAAGCAGCAGAACGGCGAGGAGCTGTCGCTGCCCGAGCGCATGGCCCTGGAGGACGGCGACCGCGCACCCGCCGGCCAGGGCCGCTACGGCAACGGCAGCAAGCCCACCGAACGCACCATCCCCACCCTGGTCCCCGGCGACGACCGGGCGGACAAGGTCGCCTCGGGCGCGCTGCCCACCTTCCGCTTCACCGCCGACGACTACGACGCGTACTACCTCAACCAGATCTACGAGATCCTGACGCAGTACGGCCCCATCGACGAGTTCTGGCTGGACGGCGCCAACCCCTGGGGCGGTGCGGGCGTCACCCAGAACTACAACGTCAGGAACTGGTTCGAGCTGATCCGCGCGCTCTCCCCGGATGCCGTGGTCTTCCAGGGCGCGCAGGGCGTGCGCTGGGTGGGCAACGAGGACGGCATCGCCAGGGAGACCGAATGGTCGGTGACCCCGTCCGCGGTCGACCCGTGGACGGTCGTGGGCGGCGGGCTGCCCAATGACTCCACCGACGCCGACATCGGCTCGCGCGCGAAGCTGACCGCGCCGGGCGTGCGCCATCTGCAGTGGTACCCGGCCGAGGCGGATGTCTCGATCCGCCCCGGCTGGTTCCACGACCCGGCGGAGCGGCCCAAGACCCCCGGCCGGCTGATGTCGCTGTACGAGCGCAGCGTGGGCCGCAACGCCTCGCTACTGCTCAACGTCCCGCCCGCGAAGAACGGCCGGATCGACGACACCGACTTCGCCTCCCTTACGGCCTTCGGCACAGCCGTAAGGACGACATACGGCACCGGAGCGCGGCCGGCCACCGGCCATCCGGTGACCTTCGACCGGATACGGCTCGGCGAGGACATCCGCCGGGGACAGCGGGTGGAGGAGTTCACCGTGCAGGCACGGGTGGCGGGGACATGGCGGGACATCGCCGCCGGTACGACCATCGGGGCCCGGCGCATCCTTCCGCTGGCCGCGCCCGTCACCGCCGACGGGCTGCGGGTACGGGTCCTCGCCTCCCGCGCCGCGCCACAGCTTCTGCCGCCCACCGTCCACCTCGGCGCGGCGGGCCGCCGCTGA
- the malQ gene encoding 4-alpha-glucanotransferase, whose product MGRARLAELHGVATSYEPAPGRTVQVPEDTVVAVLAALGVDASTPESVREALDRHERRQRDQLLPPCVVVRPGKAPRLSLPEGTALRVRPEDGAPHTRGRAAAGTRRADGPLTEVRTDSAHTGGVLTGGAHAGGVLTEGTTAGGLLTALAALPPGAHTLLAEAPDGRRATAPLIVAPDRMPLSPVRSHGFLVQLYSLLSARSWGMGDLGDLADLAAWSGRALGAGFVQINPLHAAVPGTPGAPTDPSPYRPSSRRFPDPVHLRIEDVPEYVQLRGPARERADQLLEAAAALRTSVLREGALIDRDAVLALKREALELVRTVPLSPGRRAAYCDFLAERGQALEDHALWCALAETHGPEWRTWPGGLADPRSAGTARARAEHLDRTDFHCWLAWLTDTQLAAAQHAARDAGMGIGLVHDLAVGVHPSGADAWALQDVFASGMSIGAPPDAFNSRGQDWGLPPWRPDALAATGYAPYRDLLRGLLRHAGALRIDHVMGLFRLWWVPEGREPTEGCYVRYDAEAMLGVLALEAHRAGTVVIGEDLGTVEPGVREELERRGVLGTSVMWFERNYNGAGAARPLSPGEWRADCLATVTTHDLPSTAARLTGDHVELRHRLGLLTRPLAEERATDAVEVAEWLALLGRLGLLPEGPGDEEGAVKAVHRFLLRTPARMVGVWLPDAVGDRRPQNLPGTWDQYPNWRLPIADAEGRPMSLEELVASPRLRALMDEVARLAPRGLAP is encoded by the coding sequence ATGGGCAGAGCGCGGCTCGCCGAGCTGCACGGTGTCGCCACCTCCTACGAGCCCGCCCCGGGCCGCACCGTCCAGGTGCCCGAGGACACAGTCGTCGCCGTACTGGCCGCGCTCGGCGTGGACGCCTCGACCCCCGAATCGGTACGCGAAGCGCTGGACCGGCATGAGCGCCGGCAGCGCGACCAACTGCTGCCCCCCTGCGTGGTGGTGCGCCCCGGCAAGGCGCCACGCCTGAGCCTGCCCGAGGGCACGGCGCTGCGGGTGCGCCCCGAAGACGGCGCACCGCACACGCGGGGGCGGGCGGCCGCGGGGACCCGGAGGGCCGATGGCCCCCTTACGGAGGTCCGCACAGACAGCGCCCATACCGGCGGCGTTCTTACGGGCGGCGCTCATGCGGGTGGCGTTCTTACGGAGGGCACCACCGCCGGCGGCCTCCTTACCGCGCTCGCCGCGCTGCCGCCCGGCGCCCACACCCTGCTCGCCGAGGCCCCCGACGGCCGCCGCGCCACCGCCCCCCTCATCGTGGCCCCCGACCGGATGCCGTTATCCCCGGTCCGCAGCCACGGCTTTCTGGTGCAGCTCTACTCGCTGCTCTCCGCACGCTCCTGGGGCATGGGCGACCTCGGCGACCTGGCCGATCTGGCCGCCTGGTCGGGGCGGGCGCTCGGCGCCGGCTTCGTCCAGATCAACCCGCTGCACGCCGCCGTGCCCGGCACCCCGGGCGCGCCCACCGACCCCTCGCCCTACCGCCCCTCCTCGCGCCGCTTCCCCGACCCGGTCCATCTGCGGATCGAGGACGTGCCCGAATACGTCCAGTTGCGCGGCCCCGCCCGCGAGCGGGCCGATCAGCTCCTGGAGGCCGCCGCCGCCCTCCGTACGTCCGTCCTGCGCGAGGGCGCCCTGATCGACCGGGACGCCGTCTTGGCCCTCAAGCGCGAGGCGCTGGAGCTGGTGCGGACGGTCCCCCTCAGCCCCGGCCGCCGCGCCGCCTACTGCGACTTCCTCGCCGAGCGCGGTCAGGCCCTGGAGGACCATGCCCTGTGGTGCGCGCTCGCCGAGACCCACGGCCCCGAATGGCGCACCTGGCCCGGTGGGCTGGCCGATCCGCGCTCGGCGGGCACCGCCCGGGCGCGGGCCGAGCATCTGGACCGCACCGACTTCCACTGCTGGCTGGCCTGGCTCACCGACACCCAGCTCGCCGCCGCCCAGCACGCCGCGCGCGACGCGGGCATGGGCATCGGCCTCGTGCACGATCTGGCGGTCGGGGTCCATCCCTCGGGCGCCGACGCCTGGGCGCTCCAGGACGTCTTCGCCTCCGGCATGTCGATCGGCGCGCCCCCGGACGCCTTCAACTCCCGGGGTCAGGACTGGGGCCTGCCGCCGTGGCGCCCGGACGCGCTCGCCGCCACCGGCTACGCCCCGTACCGCGATCTGCTGCGCGGCCTCTTACGGCACGCGGGCGCGCTCCGCATCGACCATGTGATGGGCCTCTTCCGGCTGTGGTGGGTCCCCGAGGGGCGTGAGCCGACCGAGGGCTGTTACGTCCGCTACGACGCGGAGGCGATGCTCGGCGTGCTCGCCCTGGAGGCGCACCGGGCCGGGACGGTCGTCATAGGGGAGGACCTGGGGACGGTCGAGCCCGGCGTGCGGGAGGAGCTGGAGCGGCGCGGGGTGCTGGGGACGTCGGTGATGTGGTTCGAGCGGAATTACAACGGGGCGGGCGCGGCCCGGCCGCTGTCCCCCGGGGAGTGGCGCGCGGACTGCCTGGCCACCGTGACGACCCACGATCTGCCGAGCACGGCCGCCCGGCTCACCGGCGACCATGTCGAGCTCCGGCACCGGCTGGGCCTGCTGACCCGGCCCCTCGCCGAGGAGCGCGCGACGGACGCGGTCGAGGTCGCCGAGTGGCTGGCGCTGCTGGGGCGGCTCGGGCTGCTGCCGGAGGGCCCGGGCGACGAGGAGGGGGCGGTCAAGGCGGTCCACCGCTTTCTGCTGCGCACCCCGGCGAGAATGGTGGGCGTATGGCTGCCGGACGCCGTGGGGGACCGCAGACCGCAGAATCTGCCGGGCACCTGGGATCAGTACCCCAACTGGCGGCTGCCGATCGCCGACGCCGAGGGGCGCCCGATGTCCCTGGAGGAGCTGGTCGCCTCGCCCCGGCTGCGGGCGCTGATGGACGAGGTGGCCCGGCTCGCCCCTCGTGGCCTTGCCCCGTAA
- a CDS encoding beta-N-acetylglucosaminidase domain-containing protein, with product MAAAVIGGLLGGAPAATAAPADHGSPGASTPERDSSDGIPPVWPRPQSLRAHGAELALGDEATLIADGDADPYALDALRGLLHDAGVRTVNEATPGGKAPTRGLVVQMGGRGANSALRALRAPERGDLPSGGYLLATGPVEGRPTVALSGVGPDGLFHAVQTLRQLLVKREGRSSAVAGVTVRDWPGTAVRGTTEGFYGSPWSHRDRLAQLDFMGRTKQNRYLYAPGDDPYRQARWRDPYPAERREEFRELATRARANHVTLGWAVSPGQEMCFSSSKDLKALLRKVDAMWALGVRSFQLQFQDVSYSEWHCDADADTFGSGPEAAATAQAKVAGALARHLAGRYPGSAPLSLMPTEYFQDGDTEFRRTLAGALDDGVDVAWTGVGVVPRTITGGELAGARSAFGHRLVTMDNYPVNDWAQDRIFLGPYTGRDPAVATQSAALLANAMEQPTASRIPLFTAADFAWNPRGYRPQESWQAAIDDLAGPDAKTRAALRALAGNDASSMLGGDESAYLRPLFDAFWTALAGTDVGRLERSGDRLRDAFRTMRDAPERLSRTLGDDVRPWLDQLGRYGDAGVRAVDMLTAQARGDGAAAWKARLAVEALREKIGHSRVTVGKGVLDPFLAKALTRADAWSGVDRTPKQGLRTGKDDHAAADGKAATEVASPGRPVTVRFGRSRPLSAVSALTTRVQDTSPGTVEAHVPGKGWRSLGALSGSGFTQVRAADGEKDLLADAIRLSWPTGTTPPAVHEITPWFGDTPDAELTLSHKTADAEIGGGAAVVEAQLVSHRPGDVNGDLTVKAPHGITVRAPGGVTAPRGGAVTARLEISVAQGTKAGSYSLPVRFGSEERMLTVRAFPRADGPDLARAEGTKATSSGDETADLPASAAIDGKADTRWSSRPEDGAWLQLELAHPARIGRLELNWQDAYASRYRVQVSADGRTWRDGATVAHGKGGRESIGMDAPGTRFIRVQGVERATRFGYSLWSVAAYAVQKD from the coding sequence ATGGCTGCCGCGGTCATCGGCGGGCTGCTCGGCGGCGCCCCTGCGGCCACCGCGGCACCGGCGGACCACGGCTCCCCGGGCGCCTCCACACCGGAGCGCGACAGCAGCGACGGCATACCGCCCGTATGGCCGCGCCCTCAGTCGCTGCGGGCACACGGGGCGGAGCTGGCCCTGGGGGACGAGGCCACGCTCATAGCCGACGGCGACGCCGATCCGTACGCCCTGGACGCACTGCGCGGCCTGCTGCACGACGCGGGGGTGCGCACCGTCAACGAGGCCACGCCCGGTGGCAAGGCCCCGACGCGCGGACTGGTGGTGCAGATGGGCGGCCGGGGCGCGAACAGCGCGCTGCGCGCCCTGCGCGCGCCCGAGCGCGGCGACCTCCCGTCCGGCGGCTATCTCCTGGCCACGGGCCCGGTGGAGGGGCGGCCCACGGTCGCGCTGTCCGGCGTCGGCCCCGACGGTCTCTTCCACGCCGTCCAGACCCTGCGCCAGCTACTGGTGAAGCGGGAGGGCCGGAGCTCCGCCGTCGCCGGGGTGACCGTCCGCGACTGGCCCGGAACGGCCGTAAGGGGCACGACCGAGGGCTTCTACGGCTCCCCGTGGTCGCACCGCGACCGGCTGGCCCAGCTCGACTTCATGGGCCGCACCAAGCAGAACCGCTATCTCTACGCGCCCGGCGACGACCCTTACCGGCAGGCCCGCTGGCGCGACCCCTACCCCGCCGAGCGGCGCGAGGAGTTCCGCGAGCTGGCCACGCGCGCCCGGGCCAACCACGTCACCCTCGGCTGGGCGGTCTCCCCCGGCCAGGAGATGTGCTTCTCGTCCTCGAAGGACCTCAAGGCGCTGCTCCGTAAGGTCGACGCCATGTGGGCGCTCGGGGTGCGCTCCTTCCAGCTGCAGTTCCAGGATGTCAGCTACAGCGAGTGGCACTGCGACGCCGACGCCGACACCTTCGGCTCCGGCCCGGAAGCCGCCGCCACCGCACAGGCCAAGGTGGCAGGCGCCCTCGCCCGCCATCTGGCCGGCCGCTACCCCGGCTCGGCCCCGCTGTCCCTGATGCCGACCGAGTACTTCCAGGACGGCGACACCGAGTTCCGGCGCACGCTGGCCGGTGCGCTCGACGACGGCGTGGACGTCGCCTGGACCGGAGTGGGAGTGGTGCCCAGGACCATCACCGGCGGTGAGCTGGCCGGTGCCCGGTCGGCGTTCGGCCACCGCCTGGTCACCATGGACAACTATCCGGTCAACGACTGGGCGCAGGACCGGATCTTCCTCGGCCCGTACACCGGCCGCGACCCGGCGGTGGCCACCCAGTCCGCGGCGCTGCTGGCCAACGCCATGGAACAGCCGACCGCCTCCCGGATCCCGCTGTTCACCGCCGCCGACTTCGCCTGGAACCCGCGCGGCTACCGCCCCCAGGAGTCCTGGCAGGCGGCCATCGACGACCTCGCGGGCCCCGACGCCAAGACCCGCGCCGCCCTGCGCGCCCTCGCCGGGAACGACGCCTCCTCGATGCTCGGCGGCGACGAGTCCGCGTATCTGCGCCCGCTCTTCGACGCGTTCTGGACGGCCCTGGCCGGTACGGACGTGGGGCGGCTGGAGCGGTCCGGGGACCGGCTGCGCGACGCCTTCCGGACCATGCGTGACGCCCCCGAGCGGCTGTCCCGCACGCTGGGCGACGATGTGCGGCCCTGGCTCGACCAGCTCGGCCGGTACGGCGACGCGGGCGTGCGGGCCGTGGACATGCTCACCGCCCAGGCGCGTGGCGACGGAGCGGCGGCCTGGAAGGCCCGGCTCGCGGTGGAGGCGCTGCGCGAGAAGATCGGGCACAGCCGGGTCACGGTCGGAAAGGGCGTCCTCGACCCCTTCCTCGCCAAGGCCCTGACTCGGGCGGACGCCTGGTCCGGCGTGGACCGGACCCCGAAGCAGGGGCTGCGGACCGGCAAGGACGACCACGCGGCGGCCGACGGTAAGGCGGCCACGGAGGTGGCCTCGCCCGGCCGCCCGGTCACGGTGCGCTTCGGCCGCAGCCGTCCGCTCTCCGCCGTCTCCGCGCTCACCACCCGGGTCCAGGACACCTCACCGGGCACCGTGGAGGCGCATGTCCCCGGTAAGGGCTGGCGCAGCCTCGGCGCGCTCTCGGGCAGCGGCTTCACCCAGGTCAGGGCGGCGGACGGGGAGAAGGACCTGCTGGCGGACGCGATCCGGCTCAGTTGGCCGACCGGCACCACCCCGCCCGCCGTGCATGAGATCACCCCCTGGTTCGGAGACACCCCGGACGCCGAGCTCACGCTGTCCCACAAGACGGCGGACGCGGAGATAGGCGGCGGCGCGGCCGTCGTCGAGGCCCAGTTGGTCTCCCACCGCCCCGGCGATGTGAACGGCGACCTTACGGTGAAGGCGCCGCACGGCATCACCGTCCGCGCCCCCGGCGGGGTGACGGCCCCGCGCGGCGGCGCGGTGACCGCCCGTTTGGAGATATCGGTGGCCCAGGGCACCAAGGCGGGCAGCTACTCCCTCCCCGTCCGCTTCGGGTCGGAGGAGCGCATGCTGACCGTAAGGGCGTTCCCGCGCGCCGATGGCCCGGACCTGGCCCGTGCGGAGGGCACGAAGGCGACCTCGTCCGGCGACGAGACCGCCGACCTCCCGGCGTCCGCCGCGATCGACGGCAAGGCGGACACCCGCTGGTCCTCCCGGCCCGAGGACGGCGCCTGGCTCCAGCTTGAGCTGGCCCACCCGGCCCGGATCGGCCGCCTTGAGCTGAACTGGCAGGACGCCTACGCCTCCCGCTACCGCGTCCAGGTCTCCGCGGACGGCCGCACCTGGCGCGACGGGGCGACGGTCGCCCATGGGAAGGGCGGGCGGGAGTCGATCGGCATGGACGCCCCGGGCACGCGTTTCATCCGCGTCCAGGGCGTCGAGCGCGCCACCCGCTTCGGCTACTCCCTCTGGTCGGTCGCCGCCTACGCGGTCCAGAAGGATTAG
- a CDS encoding HNH endonuclease: protein MPHVLVLNASYEPLGVVPLRRALVLVLNDKAISLEDSGALMHSATRAIPAPSVVRLKRFVRVPFRGPVPLTRRALFARDGGRCAYCGGVATSVDHVIPRSRGGQHTWENVVAACRRCNHVKADRHVAEIGWRLRHQPAPPAGLAWRIIGTGHRDPRWLPYLQAYGAEDAMARIDGKSA from the coding sequence GTGCCGCATGTCCTGGTCCTCAACGCGTCGTACGAGCCCCTCGGCGTCGTACCGCTCCGCCGCGCGCTCGTACTCGTCCTCAATGACAAGGCCATCAGCCTCGAGGACTCAGGCGCCCTGATGCACAGCGCTACCCGCGCGATCCCCGCACCCAGCGTCGTCCGGCTGAAGCGCTTTGTGAGGGTGCCCTTTCGCGGCCCCGTCCCGCTCACCCGCCGCGCGCTGTTCGCCCGCGACGGCGGCCGATGCGCGTATTGCGGTGGCGTCGCAACCAGCGTCGATCACGTCATCCCGCGCAGCCGTGGCGGGCAGCACACCTGGGAAAACGTGGTCGCCGCGTGCCGTCGCTGCAACCATGTCAAAGCAGACCGCCATGTCGCCGAGATCGGCTGGCGGCTGCGCCATCAACCCGCACCGCCTGCGGGGCTCGCGTGGCGGATCATCGGCACGGGGCACAGGGACCCCCGCTGGCTGCCATACCTGCAGGCATACGGCGCGGAAGACGCGATGGCCCGGATCGACGGCAAATCTGCCTGA